Proteins encoded within one genomic window of Granulicella pectinivorans:
- a CDS encoding DUF4826 family protein codes for MDTVDWDDPGVEEQWCNQRREETTVYLHKEGLVHGEIGSWPAWHVAPYISIWAVESLKTPGAVGWWVISGDLPTDYISASSAKHPRQALRAFAETWEDVASHMRDGTPHPSISIGPPEMSSELLPNLEKRSEILRRFADDDAMWDNDGRFIDQSS; via the coding sequence ATGGATACTGTGGACTGGGATGACCCAGGTGTTGAGGAGCAGTGGTGCAATCAACGCCGTGAAGAAACGACCGTGTATCTGCACAAAGAAGGTCTCGTGCATGGTGAAATCGGCTCATGGCCTGCATGGCATGTTGCACCCTATATCTCTATCTGGGCCGTCGAAAGCTTGAAAACGCCCGGAGCTGTTGGGTGGTGGGTTATCTCCGGAGATCTTCCAACGGACTACATCTCAGCCTCGTCGGCGAAGCATCCGAGGCAAGCGCTTCGAGCGTTTGCAGAAACTTGGGAAGATGTCGCATCTCATATGCGGGACGGGACACCCCACCCTTCGATAAGCATCGGTCCTCCTGAGATGAGTTCGGAACTGCTGCCCAACTTAGAAAAGCGCTCCGAGATTCTTCGTCGATTCGCTGACGACGATGCTATGTGGGACAACGACGGTCGCTTTATAGATCAGTCCTCATAA
- a CDS encoding TonB-dependent receptor, with the protein MAQSATASLRGVVTDATNAIVPGADVVVTSTDTAQRHEGHADSHGEFSFQELFIGDYRVEVRSPGFATWVNSRIHLDVGNQSQIAVQLALASSQQTIEVSAQATRLQTNEIAQGAVVSEKEIAALPLSSRNFAQLGILQPGVRPASASLTVMGGFRRAGQNYEVNGQRPESNNFLVDGMRDINRMDGGYAFRPPADAIAEFRILTATAPAEFGGTSGGITTIVTRSGTNKLHGTLYDFVRNDALNANNYFAPRKERLRQNQFGLTAGGPIVPRHAYFFTYYEGIRNAQDVTHGVVVPTLAERAGDFSADAPILANATRTPYGNNIAGLINPITAKYLAYYPLPNTAQNPNLAQTTNLGHYSSDQGGIKADWLLRDADTISARYNYSTNQTLSPYSELGADVPGFPVGYFTNTHLAGLTETHTFSAKTVMTANVSFFQNHVLLDKRFSGLSPQSFGFGYASTRAEATGAPLIQLQGYSNVGDPIINPRDSVENNYSVSANVSHTQGKHVTSFGAQFRRIQLNGYQANFASGTFSFTVQGLTNNSLANFELGRPDIFTQAGGDFNRNLRGWELGAYAQDEFRVSPRFTLNYGVRYEITTPFKDLQNRLMAFTPGQQSTLHPNAPAGLLFPGDPGVADGITPIFFKDFAPRVGFAWDTRGNSQTVVRAAYGIFYDPLLNGVGMPFRAATSALPSVVIRTLTGTINYANPTAAIANPFTSGQFALPASTFTLDRKLIPPYTQDWNVTIDQSLHGQILSIGYIGAKGTRLPRLIEANPAIYQPGATLANSGRRRLYSGCTLTTGTCSLGTAGLVVGNANSSFHSGQVSLTRRGTPSLNYTLAYTFSKDLDYTSSLHMSGPAPWLMLGELDIPQNNQNLKGEYGRSLFDSRHRFAASVIYTVPFAHHLQGFSRTLLDGWQASGLLALNSNTPFTVYDSANVSLQAPHPGVSGMFGDRPNVVGNPNKGAPHTVNQWVSRSAFQRLDPVANAGQFGNESRNSIDGPAFGSLDAAVDKSFPLSESTRLLFRAEAFNVTNHTNFIVPINDINSPVFGQIVEAQSPRVLQFALKLQR; encoded by the coding sequence ATGGCGCAAAGCGCAACCGCATCGTTACGAGGCGTCGTCACAGACGCCACCAACGCCATCGTCCCCGGCGCGGACGTCGTGGTCACCTCCACCGACACGGCACAGAGGCACGAGGGGCACGCGGACAGTCATGGTGAGTTCTCCTTCCAGGAGCTCTTTATCGGCGACTATCGGGTCGAGGTGCGCTCGCCCGGATTCGCCACCTGGGTCAACTCCCGCATTCATCTCGACGTCGGCAACCAGTCGCAAATCGCCGTGCAGCTCGCCCTGGCATCCTCGCAGCAGACCATCGAGGTCTCCGCGCAGGCCACGCGTCTCCAAACCAACGAAATCGCCCAGGGTGCAGTCGTCAGCGAGAAGGAGATTGCTGCGCTGCCGCTCAGCAGCCGCAACTTCGCGCAACTCGGCATCCTGCAGCCCGGCGTCCGGCCTGCCTCAGCCAGCCTGACGGTCATGGGTGGCTTTCGCCGCGCAGGCCAGAACTATGAGGTCAACGGCCAGCGTCCGGAGTCCAACAACTTCCTCGTGGACGGCATGCGCGACATCAATCGCATGGACGGCGGCTACGCCTTCCGCCCGCCCGCCGACGCCATCGCCGAGTTCCGCATTCTCACCGCCACCGCGCCCGCCGAGTTCGGCGGAACCAGCGGCGGCATCACCACCATCGTGACCCGCTCCGGCACCAACAAGCTCCACGGCACCCTGTACGACTTCGTGCGCAACGACGCACTCAACGCCAACAACTACTTCGCCCCCCGCAAGGAGCGGCTCAGGCAGAACCAGTTCGGCCTCACGGCCGGCGGCCCCATCGTCCCCCGCCACGCCTACTTCTTCACCTACTACGAGGGCATACGCAACGCGCAGGACGTCACCCACGGCGTGGTCGTCCCCACATTGGCCGAGCGCGCCGGTGACTTCTCCGCCGACGCTCCCATCCTCGCCAACGCTACCCGCACGCCCTACGGCAACAACATCGCCGGCCTCATCAACCCCATCACCGCAAAGTACCTCGCCTACTACCCCCTCCCCAACACAGCGCAGAACCCAAACCTCGCCCAGACCACCAACCTCGGCCACTACAGCAGCGATCAGGGCGGCATCAAGGCGGACTGGCTTCTCCGCGACGCGGACACCATCAGCGCCCGTTACAACTACTCCACCAACCAGACCCTGAGCCCCTACTCGGAACTCGGCGCCGACGTCCCCGGCTTCCCCGTGGGCTACTTCACCAACACCCATCTCGCGGGCCTCACCGAGACCCATACCTTCTCCGCGAAGACCGTCATGACGGCTAACGTCAGCTTCTTTCAGAACCACGTCCTTCTGGACAAGCGCTTCTCCGGCCTCTCTCCCCAGTCCTTCGGCTTTGGCTACGCCTCCACGCGCGCCGAAGCCACAGGCGCCCCGCTCATCCAGTTGCAGGGCTACTCCAACGTCGGGGACCCCATCATCAACCCCCGCGACTCCGTCGAGAACAACTACTCCGTCAGCGCGAATGTCTCGCACACGCAGGGCAAGCACGTCACCAGCTTTGGCGCGCAGTTCCGCCGCATCCAGTTGAACGGCTACCAGGCCAACTTCGCCTCCGGCACCTTTTCCTTCACCGTCCAGGGACTCACCAATAACTCGCTGGCGAACTTCGAACTCGGCCGCCCCGACATCTTCACCCAGGCCGGCGGCGACTTCAACCGCAATCTCCGCGGCTGGGAGCTCGGCGCCTACGCGCAGGACGAGTTCCGCGTCAGCCCCCGCTTCACCCTCAACTACGGCGTCCGCTACGAGATCACCACACCCTTCAAAGATCTTCAAAACCGCCTCATGGCCTTCACCCCCGGCCAGCAGTCCACACTCCACCCCAACGCTCCCGCCGGCCTTCTGTTCCCCGGAGACCCCGGCGTCGCCGACGGCATCACGCCCATCTTCTTCAAAGACTTCGCACCCCGCGTCGGCTTCGCCTGGGACACCCGCGGCAACAGCCAGACCGTCGTCCGTGCCGCCTACGGCATCTTCTACGACCCCCTCCTCAATGGCGTCGGCATGCCCTTCCGAGCCGCCACCTCGGCACTCCCCAGCGTCGTCATCCGTACCCTCACCGGCACCATCAACTACGCCAACCCCACCGCCGCCATCGCCAACCCCTTCACCTCCGGCCAGTTCGCCCTGCCCGCCTCCACCTTCACGCTCGACCGCAAGCTCATCCCCCCCTACACCCAGGACTGGAACGTCACCATCGACCAGAGTCTGCATGGCCAGATCCTGTCCATCGGATACATCGGCGCCAAGGGCACCCGTCTTCCGCGCCTCATCGAAGCCAACCCGGCCATCTACCAACCCGGCGCAACCCTCGCCAACTCCGGACGCCGCCGCCTCTACTCCGGCTGCACCCTCACCACCGGAACCTGCTCGCTCGGAACCGCCGGCCTCGTCGTGGGCAACGCAAACTCCAGCTTCCACTCCGGACAGGTCTCGCTCACGCGCCGCGGCACGCCATCGCTCAACTACACCCTGGCCTACACCTTCTCCAAGGACCTCGACTACACCTCCAGCCTCCACATGTCCGGCCCCGCCCCCTGGCTCATGCTCGGCGAACTCGATATCCCCCAGAACAACCAGAACCTCAAAGGCGAATACGGACGCTCCCTCTTCGACTCGCGACACCGCTTCGCCGCCAGCGTCATCTATACCGTTCCCTTCGCCCACCACCTCCAGGGCTTCTCCCGCACGCTCCTCGACGGATGGCAAGCCAGCGGCCTCCTGGCCCTCAACTCCAACACCCCGTTCACCGTCTATGACTCGGCCAACGTCTCCCTGCAGGCGCCGCACCCCGGCGTCTCCGGCATGTTCGGAGACCGCCCCAACGTCGTCGGCAATCCCAACAAGGGAGCGCCCCACACGGTCAATCAGTGGGTCTCCCGTTCGGCCTTCCAGCGTCTCGATCCCGTCGCCAACGCCGGGCAGTTCGGCAACGAAAGCCGCAACAGCATCGACGGTCCAGCCTTCGGCAGCCTCGACGCCGCCGTCGACAAGAGCTTCCCCCTCAGCGAATCGACCAGGCTGCTCTTCCGCGCAGAGGCCTTCAACGTAACCAACCACACCAACTTCATCGTGCCCATCAACGACATCAACTCGCCGGTCTTCGGCCAGATCGTAGAAGCCCAGTCTCCCCGCGTCCTCCAGTTTGCATTGAAGCTGCAACGCTGA
- a CDS encoding threonine ammonia-lyase, giving the protein MATMITLADIQAARERIQSSVYLSPCPHSVMLSSLTGQEIYLKLENLQMTGSFKERGALNRIALLTPEEASRGVVAASAGNHAQGVSYHATARGIRAIIVMPLPTPLVKVTATRQFGAEVILHGANYDEAYAEARRLCSEANMTFIHAFDDPAVMAGQGTIGLELLEQIPQLEAVVVPIGGGGLIGGIACAVKETRPDIRVIGVQTSRLPSMATALREGHPTTIDAATTIADGIAVRRAGDHTFPVVEKYVDEIVTVDEDEISSAILMLLEREKTLAEGAGATALAALLQHRTSLKSKHTAVLVCGGNIDVTLLARIIERGLVQDGRLIMLRIHLLDKPGALADLTRLIAKHRANIVNTLYNRAYYGVNLGDTVIDITMETRGRLQVEELLDALTAEGYRHSRVL; this is encoded by the coding sequence ATGGCTACGATGATCACCCTCGCCGACATACAAGCCGCCCGCGAGCGCATACAGTCCTCCGTCTATCTCTCCCCCTGCCCCCACTCGGTCATGCTCTCGAGCCTCACCGGCCAGGAGATTTACCTCAAGCTCGAAAACCTCCAGATGACTGGTTCCTTCAAGGAGCGCGGAGCCCTCAACCGTATTGCTCTCCTCACCCCGGAGGAAGCTTCCCGCGGAGTAGTAGCGGCCAGCGCCGGCAACCATGCCCAGGGCGTCTCCTACCACGCTACCGCCCGCGGCATCCGAGCCATCATCGTCATGCCGCTGCCCACGCCTCTGGTCAAGGTCACCGCCACCCGCCAATTCGGCGCCGAGGTTATCCTCCACGGAGCCAACTACGATGAGGCCTACGCCGAAGCCCGCCGCCTCTGCTCCGAAGCCAACATGACCTTCATCCACGCCTTCGACGACCCCGCCGTCATGGCCGGACAGGGCACCATCGGCCTCGAACTCCTCGAGCAGATCCCCCAGCTCGAAGCCGTCGTCGTCCCCATCGGTGGGGGTGGCCTCATCGGAGGCATCGCCTGCGCCGTCAAGGAGACGCGCCCCGACATCCGCGTCATCGGCGTCCAGACCTCGCGCCTGCCGTCGATGGCTACCGCCCTCCGCGAGGGACATCCCACCACCATCGACGCCGCCACCACCATCGCCGACGGCATCGCCGTCCGCCGCGCCGGAGACCACACCTTCCCCGTCGTCGAAAAGTACGTCGACGAGATCGTGACGGTCGACGAAGACGAGATCTCCTCCGCCATCCTCATGCTGCTGGAGCGCGAAAAGACCCTCGCCGAAGGTGCCGGAGCCACGGCCCTCGCCGCCCTCCTGCAACACCGCACCAGCCTCAAGTCCAAGCACACCGCGGTCCTCGTCTGCGGCGGCAACATCGACGTCACGCTCCTCGCCCGTATCATCGAGCGCGGCCTCGTGCAGGATGGCCGCCTCATCATGCTCCGCATCCACCTGCTGGACAAGCCCGGAGCCCTCGCCGACCTCACCAGGCTCATCGCGAAGCACCGCGCCAACATCGTTAACACCCTCTACAACCGCGCCTACTACGGCGTAAACCTCGGCGACACGGTCATCGACATCACCATGGAAACCCGCGGCCGTCTCCAGGTCGAGGAGCTCCTCGACGCCCTCACCGCAGAGGGCTACCGCCACAGCCGCGTCCTCTAA
- a CDS encoding DUF3455 domain-containing protein — MILPKAILLVGLSAIAAAQTDSTTPPPSTKPLLTLRGEGVQIYTCKQTPTGPAWVFTAPQAKLFEGLAERGTHAAGPNWTVSVIESGTTKISPNGLPPSRSAASFSRRSMTSRVPIRDTLFRWLR, encoded by the coding sequence ATGATCCTCCCCAAGGCGATCCTACTCGTCGGTCTGTCCGCCATCGCGGCCGCGCAGACCGACTCCACCACCCCTCCTCCCAGCACCAAACCCCTCCTCACGCTCCGCGGCGAAGGAGTCCAGATCTATACCTGCAAGCAGACCCCCACCGGCCCTGCCTGGGTCTTCACCGCCCCCCAGGCGAAGCTCTTCGAAGGCCTCGCAGAACGGGGCACCCACGCCGCCGGTCCCAACTGGACCGTCTCGGTTATCGAGTCTGGTACGACGAAGATCTCCCCGAATGGATTGCCGCCGAGCAGAAGCGCCGCAAGTTTCTCGAGAAGATCTATGACTAGCCGCGTCCCCATCCGCGATACCCTATTCAGATGGCTACGATGA
- a CDS encoding multidrug effflux MFS transporter, whose protein sequence is MKKHSIGFSLLLAAISALTSLAIDMGLPAMPVIEAQFHLLPGRGSLTLAVFLAGFAFTPLVGGPVSDRFGRRPVLLGGLAVFAASALGCTVVPNFATLLLFRVLQGASAGVCVALPMAIIRDSLSGHAARQAMSQMTTILGVVPVFAPVMGSWVLLVAPWRVIYAVQAGLALGILLAVSLFFGETHPGERRQALPARALLTNYGLLLKEPIFVVHATIYACTYACIFSYVSASPVVFMDQMGVPQHIYTLIFGAISACQIVGALSSGLLARKRLPLRMFLRVGLVMMCAGGLVLFGLQVAGLARPVMFVAPTMLMMVAFGFMAPSLMLGSLEPIPHVAGAGSGAIRCIQMLFGSGASGLLAWGCARPGVNPAIATAGTMALLAIAALGLYAMTQTKRIPVAVKG, encoded by the coding sequence ATGAAAAAGCACTCCATCGGGTTCTCTTTACTGCTTGCGGCGATCTCCGCGCTTACTTCGCTGGCTATCGATATGGGGCTTCCGGCGATGCCGGTGATCGAGGCGCAGTTTCATCTGCTGCCAGGACGCGGGTCGCTGACGCTGGCGGTGTTTCTGGCAGGTTTTGCGTTTACTCCGCTGGTGGGTGGGCCGGTTTCGGACCGGTTTGGGCGGAGGCCGGTGCTGCTGGGTGGTCTGGCGGTGTTTGCGGCCTCGGCGCTGGGGTGCACGGTGGTGCCGAACTTCGCTACGCTGCTGCTGTTTCGGGTGCTGCAGGGGGCTTCGGCGGGTGTGTGTGTGGCGCTGCCGATGGCGATTATCCGGGACTCGCTTTCCGGGCATGCGGCGCGGCAGGCGATGTCGCAGATGACGACGATTCTGGGGGTGGTGCCGGTGTTTGCGCCGGTGATGGGATCGTGGGTGTTGCTGGTGGCGCCTTGGCGGGTGATCTATGCGGTGCAGGCGGGGCTGGCGCTGGGGATTCTGCTGGCGGTGAGCCTGTTCTTTGGGGAGACGCATCCGGGGGAGAGGCGGCAGGCGCTGCCGGCGCGGGCTCTGCTGACGAACTATGGACTGCTGTTGAAGGAGCCGATTTTCGTGGTGCATGCCACGATCTATGCGTGCACGTATGCGTGTATTTTCTCGTATGTTTCGGCTTCGCCGGTTGTGTTTATGGACCAGATGGGCGTGCCGCAGCATATCTATACGCTGATCTTCGGGGCGATCTCGGCGTGCCAGATTGTGGGGGCGCTTTCGAGCGGTCTGCTGGCGCGGAAGCGGCTTCCGCTGCGGATGTTTCTCCGGGTGGGTCTGGTGATGATGTGCGCCGGGGGGCTGGTGTTGTTTGGGCTGCAGGTGGCGGGGCTGGCGCGACCGGTGATGTTCGTGGCTCCGACGATGTTGATGATGGTGGCGTTCGGATTTATGGCTCCTTCGCTGATGCTGGGGTCGCTGGAGCCGATTCCGCATGTGGCGGGGGCGGGATCCGGGGCGATTCGGTGTATTCAGATGTTGTTCGGGTCGGGGGCTAGCGGGCTGCTTGCTTGGGGATGTGCACGACCGGGGGTGAATCCGGCGATCGCTACGGCAGGGACGATGGCGCTGCTGGCGATCGCGGCGCTGGGGCTGTATGCGATGACGCAGACGAAGCGGATTCCGGTGGCGGTGAAGGGGTAG
- a CDS encoding RNA-binding S4 domain-containing protein, which yields MRIDKWLWAARFFKTRGLASDACDLNRIDVNGARAKASRELKPGNMLVIRNEAGEFNVEVLALSEIRGPATVAATLYRETDESKELRAKVSEERKMMLAGGGVTEGRPTKQDRRNINKLRGRVHRF from the coding sequence ATGCGTATCGATAAGTGGCTCTGGGCCGCTCGCTTCTTCAAAACCCGTGGACTCGCCTCCGACGCCTGCGACCTCAACCGCATCGACGTCAACGGAGCTCGCGCCAAGGCCTCCCGCGAGCTCAAGCCCGGCAACATGCTCGTCATCCGCAACGAGGCCGGCGAGTTCAACGTGGAAGTCCTAGCCCTCTCCGAGATCCGCGGCCCCGCCACCGTAGCCGCCACCCTCTACCGTGAGACCGACGAGAGCAAGGAACTCCGCGCCAAGGTCTCCGAAGAAAGAAAGATGATGCTGGCTGGAGGAGGCGTCACCGAAGGACGCCCCACCAAGCAGGATCGCCGCAACATCAACAAACTCCGCGGCCGCGTCCATCGTTTCTAG
- a CDS encoding SPFH domain-containing protein produces MSNAADTAAGIVLTIVLAVIFAGTIYRLWSMIFSAPQRQKILAYQSGVVLRGASTEKVLGPGLHWIKPKQTLVLCDMRPRPFQVAQQELIAADGMAVRISLGGEQRIVDAAAFVRESSDGFGTFYLELRQALRIAVADYGGDAIVADTAVLPSRIRELLVPRAAHLGLEIASLDVSEAVPLGWVRQQGNR; encoded by the coding sequence ATGTCCAACGCCGCCGACACCGCTGCCGGGATAGTCCTCACCATCGTCCTCGCCGTCATCTTTGCCGGCACCATCTATCGTCTCTGGAGCATGATCTTCTCCGCCCCGCAGCGCCAGAAGATCCTCGCCTACCAGAGTGGCGTCGTCCTCCGCGGGGCTTCGACGGAGAAGGTACTCGGCCCCGGCCTCCACTGGATCAAGCCCAAACAGACCCTTGTTCTCTGTGACATGCGCCCCCGCCCCTTCCAGGTCGCCCAGCAGGAGCTCATCGCCGCCGACGGCATGGCCGTCCGCATCTCCCTGGGCGGAGAGCAGCGCATCGTGGACGCCGCCGCCTTCGTCCGCGAGAGCTCCGACGGCTTCGGCACCTTCTACCTCGAGCTACGCCAGGCCCTCCGCATCGCCGTCGCCGACTACGGCGGAGACGCGATCGTAGCCGACACCGCCGTCCTCCCCTCCCGCATCCGCGAACTCCTCGTTCCCCGCGCCGCCCACCTCGGCCTGGAGATCGCCTCCCTCGACGTCTCCGAAGCCGTCCCCCTCGGCTGGGTCCGCCAACAGGGCAATCGCTAA
- a CDS encoding outer membrane beta-barrel protein — MQNPIRLLLASAAALLIAFSGLAAHAQQSNISRFDVYTGFTDIDSPELGLNQKGFHTQAGMNVRPWYSVGFDYSVATGDEILTTELLPASLQAQVNAAQQQYIKFGLLPANYVLRVPTHAATQTFAFGPQLTYRHFQKVTLFGRPSLGAIHERATPHPTDAFATVVAQELAPAGFKADWTGFYGFGGGADFAVTKHIGLRAQMDAVYNHPFNDILANGRWTFRYSVGPSFHFGGNIATWKTKAP, encoded by the coding sequence ATGCAGAATCCAATCCGTCTCCTTCTTGCCTCCGCCGCCGCCCTCCTCATCGCGTTCTCAGGCCTCGCCGCCCACGCCCAGCAGAGCAACATCAGCCGCTTCGACGTCTACACCGGCTTCACCGATATCGACAGTCCCGAGCTCGGCCTCAACCAGAAGGGATTCCACACCCAGGCCGGCATGAACGTTCGCCCCTGGTACTCCGTCGGCTTCGACTACAGCGTCGCCACCGGAGACGAAATCCTCACCACCGAGCTCTTGCCCGCTTCCCTTCAGGCTCAGGTCAACGCCGCCCAGCAGCAATACATCAAGTTCGGCCTCCTGCCCGCGAACTACGTCCTCCGCGTCCCCACCCACGCCGCCACCCAGACCTTTGCCTTTGGACCCCAGCTCACCTACCGGCACTTTCAAAAGGTGACCCTCTTCGGGCGCCCATCCCTCGGTGCCATCCACGAACGTGCCACCCCGCACCCCACCGACGCCTTCGCTACCGTCGTTGCCCAGGAGCTCGCCCCTGCCGGCTTCAAAGCCGACTGGACCGGCTTCTACGGCTTCGGCGGCGGCGCCGACTTCGCCGTTACCAAACACATCGGCCTCCGCGCCCAGATGGACGCCGTCTACAACCATCCCTTCAACGACATCCTCGCCAACGGCCGCTGGACCTTCCGCTACTCCGTTGGCCCCAGCTTCCACTTCGGAGGCAACATCGCCACCTGGAAGACCAAAGCCCCCTAG
- a CDS encoding prephenate dehydrogenase: MIERIAIIGTGLIGSSIGLALRAAGFTGSIAGLDTNEAELNEACRLGAIDNTLAGDATLLAADVIILAIPVMGILDWMKRLAPVLSPYQLVTDVGSTKQKIAELAAELYNGPSQPRFLPGHPMAGKESGGAALAEARLLNGATWLFTPLPGPAAELDLEWRALVARFGCRVLDMDPARHDVVCAWVSHLPQMVSTAMAALLEDEFAHAPEVAGDFLAIGGRALREMTRLGASPYSMWRDVAMTNTEAVDATLFALEQRLAHLRENLRTPELRDEFHRANAFRARQKT, from the coding sequence ATGATCGAACGCATCGCCATCATCGGTACCGGCCTCATCGGCTCCTCCATCGGTCTCGCTCTCCGCGCCGCCGGCTTCACCGGCTCCATCGCCGGCCTGGACACCAACGAGGCAGAACTCAACGAAGCCTGCCGCCTCGGCGCCATCGACAACACCCTCGCCGGCGACGCCACCCTACTCGCCGCCGATGTCATCATCCTCGCCATCCCCGTCATGGGTATCCTCGACTGGATGAAGCGCCTCGCCCCGGTCCTCAGCCCCTACCAGCTCGTTACCGACGTAGGCAGCACCAAGCAGAAGATCGCCGAACTCGCCGCCGAGCTCTACAACGGCCCCAGCCAGCCCCGTTTCCTTCCCGGCCACCCCATGGCAGGCAAGGAGTCCGGCGGAGCCGCCCTTGCCGAAGCCAGGCTCCTCAATGGAGCCACCTGGCTCTTCACCCCCCTCCCCGGGCCCGCAGCAGAGCTCGATCTCGAATGGCGCGCCCTCGTGGCTCGTTTCGGCTGCCGCGTCCTTGACATGGACCCCGCCCGCCACGACGTCGTCTGCGCCTGGGTCAGCCATCTGCCCCAGATGGTCTCCACCGCCATGGCCGCCCTCCTCGAAGACGAGTTCGCCCACGCCCCCGAGGTCGCTGGCGACTTCCTCGCCATCGGTGGCCGCGCCCTTCGCGAGATGACGCGTCTCGGAGCCAGCCCCTACAGCATGTGGCGCGACGTAGCCATGACCAACACCGAAGCCGTCGACGCGACCCTCTTCGCCCTCGAACAGCGCCTCGCACACCTCCGCGAAAACCTACGCACCCCCGAGCTCCGCGACGAGTTCCACCGCGCCAACGCCTTCCGCGCCCGCCAGAAAACCTAA
- the aroF gene encoding 3-deoxy-7-phosphoheptulonate synthase codes for MIVAMQGAASEQDIHAVIERMVELGFDVHRTTGAQQTILAGVGTPGHFDVAEFKVLSGVFDAYRISSPYKLAGRSFRPEGTKITFPNGVVVGGEEVVVMAGPCSVESKDQILLSAQQVAAAGAKFLRGGAFKPRSSPYSFQGMGLEGLKLLREVADQTNLLVITEVMEISQIELMLPYIDCFQVGARNMQNFNLLRELGYIRKPVLMKRGIAATIEEVLLSAEYILSGGNYDLMLCERGIRTYETYTRNTMDISAIPVLKKLTHLPVFGDPSHGVGIRDLVPPMALASVAAGADGLLMEMHPNPDKAMSDGAQSLFPAQLEKLMAQLRQLAPVVGRHIA; via the coding sequence ATGATCGTAGCGATGCAGGGAGCAGCAAGCGAGCAGGACATTCACGCAGTCATCGAGCGCATGGTCGAGCTCGGATTCGACGTTCACCGCACCACCGGCGCCCAGCAAACCATCCTCGCCGGCGTCGGCACCCCCGGCCACTTCGACGTCGCCGAGTTCAAGGTCCTCTCCGGCGTCTTCGATGCTTATCGCATCTCCAGCCCCTACAAACTCGCCGGCCGCAGCTTCCGCCCCGAGGGCACAAAGATCACCTTCCCCAACGGCGTCGTCGTCGGCGGCGAAGAGGTCGTCGTCATGGCCGGGCCCTGCTCCGTCGAGTCGAAGGACCAGATCCTCCTCTCCGCACAGCAGGTCGCCGCCGCCGGAGCCAAGTTCCTTCGCGGCGGAGCATTCAAGCCCCGCTCCTCGCCCTACTCCTTCCAGGGCATGGGCCTCGAAGGCCTCAAGCTCCTCCGCGAAGTCGCCGACCAGACCAACCTCCTCGTCATCACGGAGGTCATGGAGATCTCGCAGATCGAACTCATGCTGCCCTACATCGACTGCTTCCAGGTCGGCGCGCGCAACATGCAGAACTTCAACCTCCTCCGCGAGCTCGGCTACATCCGCAAGCCCGTCCTCATGAAGCGCGGCATCGCCGCCACCATCGAAGAGGTGCTGCTCTCGGCCGAGTACATCCTCTCCGGCGGCAACTACGACCTCATGCTCTGCGAGCGCGGCATCCGCACCTACGAGACCTACACCCGCAACACGATGGACATCTCGGCCATCCCGGTCTTGAAGAAGCTCACCCATCTCCCCGTCTTCGGCGACCCGTCGCACGGCGTAGGCATCCGCGACCTCGTCCCACCGATGGCCCTCGCGAGCGTCGCTGCCGGCGCCGACGGCCTCCTCATGGAGATGCACCCCAACCCCGACAAGGCCATGTCCGACGGAGCCCAGAGCCTCTTCCCGGCCCAGCTCGAAAAGCTGATGGCCCAACTCCGCCAGCTGGCCCCCGTAGTAGGCCGCCACATCGCCTAA
- the pheA gene encoding chorismate mutase encodes MEIADWRAKIDELDEQIVDLISKRAEAAAAIGVLKKQAGARVYEPGREQQVFDHVRQCNKGPLEDTEIQHVFERIVDVMRTLQQRPTSS; translated from the coding sequence ATGGAGATAGCAGACTGGCGGGCCAAAATCGATGAGTTGGATGAGCAGATCGTTGACCTCATCAGCAAGCGTGCCGAGGCAGCAGCAGCCATCGGCGTCCTGAAGAAACAAGCCGGAGCCCGCGTCTACGAGCCCGGACGCGAGCAACAGGTCTTCGACCACGTCCGCCAATGCAACAAGGGCCCCCTCGAAGACACCGAAATCCAGCACGTCTTCGAGCGCATCGTCGACGTCATGCGCACCTTGCAGCAGCGCCCCACAAGTTCGTAA